ATAGATCGCTCCATTTGCTATTGAAATTGTACCCACTTTTGTTGGAAACTTGGAATCAAATTAGTGATTCTGTCAACCAAAGTGATTTTTTAGTGACTGTAAAAGGACTGGATGACTTTGTCCTAGAAAAAGGTAGAGTTCCATTaagttttttcatttttctatgACGTACTTCTGACTTGATATGCATGTTCTGGATACAtgctataatttttattttactagTTAATTTTTCATTATTAAGCCATGTTATTCCTGTACTTGTGAGTTGAGCTGTAGAATTTGTTTTACCtgcttaattttaattgtttagCAATATATAATTTTCATCATTCTTGCGTCTTGAATGCTAGTTTACATGATGTCTTGACTCCATTTTTTTGAACAGATTGTTATTAAATCACGTTTGAACTTTAAGAAAGATATAATTGTAtgtagtttttaaaatttattcattTGTGATTCTTTTTGCTCAACAAGTTTCAGTTTAATAAATATGCTGATACTCCATTTTTTAACCAAATCCTCCACTCAGGGCAATAGCTAATATGGATATTAAGCTAGACTTCGTTCCACCATGGCTTATCAACTTCATATCAAGGCAACTAATTGGCAGCGGCCACAAACTGTATCAGAAGGTCAGTGGCATACACCTCGATACTTTTGTGATGATTTGATATCAATATGCATAGCGCTTTTCCCATTGCAGTATGGTCTTTACATAGATTTCGTGGTACTGCTATGTGGGGTGAGCAAATTATGACACAAGAGATCCCCTATTTAAACACTCGCTATTGACTTATCTTTGCAGGCAGTCAGTACTGTGGCAAATTGTGATGAGGATTACAAGAAAGCTTTGAGAGAACCACTCTATGTTAGAATACGTGAGCACCGGGGTTCTATTGACATGGCAAATGTCACTCCAGTGGAGGAAAGGGCAACAGAGGCCCCCCCTGACAATCCCATTTTGCAGAATCTTCTCGCGGTTACTAATATCACCTCGAACAGTGAGATAGTTGAAGAGGAGAGTGAACAAAAGGCATTATTCAAGCTGGATCATCATGCAATAGGCCCTTCTAACCATCCGGCTGAGCAAGAGCAACATGTTGAAAATAAGCCTTACATTAGTCCTGAGGTAGAGCAGGCTTTGAGCATATTGGACAAAGCTATTGAAATTATCCGAGGCAACAACGCTGCAAGTGCCAGTGTGGTCCAAAAGTTTATCGGTTACGATGTAACTTTAGATGGCAGTACCACTGACTCTAAAAATTCGCACAATATTCCAAATGAACATCCTGCTACGTTGCCACCTCGAGATTCAAGGTCAGCGTTAAATGATATTAATTTCTTCTATGGTACATTTGCACTAAAGTTGATGCACAATTATTACATGGTATGTTCCTTAATGCAGAGAGACCCAGCAAACTTATTCCTTGTCCAATGAGAATGTTAATCATAGGGAGAAAGATGCTCTTGACTGTGATTCGCAACGATACACGACAGCTTCTACCGTAACAAAAACAATGTCCATGACAAGGAGGAGCACGACACGGGTGCACGGAGAAGAGAGCCTTGACACCAATGGCTTACATCAGAACGGTTTCCACAAGGACAAAGACTCTAAACGAACAAGGAAAAGGAGGACAAACAGGTGGCTCTGCTGCTTAACCCCTAGCACCACAGGATGATGAGAGGACCATTCAGTTTGCTGAGTTAACCATTGAATTTTGAATGCACTACACAAAGCAGCTTTAATCTATAAAAAATTGATAGTTTGCGAAATACACGGGAATCGAACGACAACCCAGGTGGCACCTTGTGATAGTTACCAAGAGCAGATCCAGTCCTTGATAAGTTGTATAGTAGCTGTTGTATTGTTGTAACATAATTTGCGATGATGTTTCTCGTTAATGCAGAGGTTGGGAATTGTACTTCCATCATCTAAAATGCGCAACGTTGTTTTCATGAGGATTCTGTTATGGCCTTATGGGGGGTTCTAGGTAGGTACAATCCTCATGACCAAACACATGATCATGCTTGTTGGTGCTGCTATCAGTGAATGAAGGAATAGCTATATAGTACCTTATCAGATTTTAATGACATGATTTTCAAAGTTTCAGTCATCCTTCAGAGATTCTTCTGAGCAACAGCAACAGTTTGAGTATGGTCCCAAACCAAAGCTGTTGAATTTCTTATGTCGGCAGATCAGTTTGTCTGCTATTTGTTGAATTTTATGTCGGCAGGTCAGCTTGTCTGCTATAGAGTTCAGTTTTGTTTGGTATGGATTTAGAGTCTTGTAGATGCAAGATTGAACATAGTGATAATTTGATGTTTTACCTTTTCGATTGATGTTTTGACTAGAGTATTTGAGGTGACTTTGACCATTTACTTTTCATCTCTAAATTAAGATATAGTAATAAAGATACTATAAAGTATTTCTGATACCAGATTTATCTAGGGtgtgaagtaaaaaaaaagtatgatacATATAAACCTTGTTTTAAATGACACTATTTTAGCAAaagcatttatatatatatgattattgaaAACTGTTTTAAATCTGtttttcaactttataataCTCCATCCGCTTCAAATTAGTTGTTTTAGGTTTATTTAAAGTTAAACATTTTCAATCTTTAACCATTGATTTAGTTTAACAtcataagattttatttttagattcatcaaaacaaatactttcataatatataattcacaaGTTAAATTACACGGATATTTAAAATTAACGATAAAAAATTAGACATTTTTGATTGAGGACTATATGTAATTTGGAACAGAGGTAGACCATCCAATAGACTCTGCAAATTGAGGCAAACGAAACAGAGTAGGCTAGGGGTCAAGTATTCACCCTCCATGCCATTTCAGTGCGACAAAAACAGCAAAAAGACCACTGACAcattggtcccacatgtcagtgggtaaTATTTTTCTCTTATAATTAACCAACGATGCCTCCAATCTGTCATGAAATGGTTTTGGGCAACAAGAGTTAattagtactccttccgtccccaaatataaaggattttgactttttacttgtactgtttgtccactcatcttattcaaaaagttttgggatcattatttattttttttgatttaatttattatccaaaatacttttagcacaacttttcgttttttatatttgcataaaattttttgaataagacaagtggtcaaacaatacaagcaaaaagtcaaaatcctttatattatgtgatggagggagtacaagttaTAACCTCCATAATAAAAAGTACTACTACAAGTCACAATAAACTAACTGGTCAATATAGATTGGTTGGTGGGTATAAATACTGCTCCTCCGTTTTAgcttataagactttctagcattgcctatattcatatatatgttaatgaatctaggtacacatatatgttaatgaatgaGAAAATTCTCAATCTAGCATTAAAAAAAGTTGCTCTTCCCTCTATAGCACCCAAACTTCAAAAGTTCCCTATCTAGGCACTTCTAAAATTTCCCTTCCCTATGTAGCACTTCCGTTAGTTTTTACACTTGACAGTGTTAACTGGCAGGAGAAAAGACAGTTTTGCCCTTCTTTAGTTTTCAGACTTTCCCGTACATGATCGTTGGTATTTTAGACGTGCTTTCTCTTGATTTAACGTAACACTGCAAATATAACATGTCGATCcactcttttgaaaaaaaaaattgctcacTGGCTGCCAAAGTAGAAATCTAACCAAATGACGCCGATCGGTCGGGTAACAATGgttaactcggtgctcagttCCATTCCCATCTACCTTTTGGTCACGATCAATGCTCCAAAACGGGTGATCAAGGGAATTCATAAATTCCGGAATTCATAAAGTCTGGTGAGGTTTCCTTTGGTAAGGCCAATGCCCATAGTGGTTGCTGTTGTGTCGCTTGGGCCAGGGTATGTGCCCCTAAAAAGTACGGTGGATTGGGTGTTCCCGACTTAGAGCGAATGGGCATCGCTTTAAGATCTCACTGGGCTTGGCTGCAGAGAACAAGCTTGGATAAGCCTTGGCAAGGTTTGAACATCCCAATCTCACCCAAGGAACATAGCTTCGTGGTGGAGTCCACGGTGTGTGTCTTGGGCAATGGTGAATCTGCGTTCTTTTGGGAAGACAACTAGCTAGAGGGATACTCTGTTCGCTCCTTTGCACCAGCCGTCTACAACTGTGTCCCTGAGGCCCGAGCATTTCAAACGTCGCAAAACGATCGTTGAGGCACTTCAAGATAGAAGATGGGTCAGAGACATCTACGGAGCTCTAGGGATCCAAGCGATTCTCGAGTACCTCCACCTCTAGACCACTGTAAACTCAATGGAGCTATTGCCGGATCATCCGGACTCCCTCTCTTGGAGGTGGGACTGCTCGGGGGAATACACCTCCAGTTCAGCCTATCGAGCATTGTTCCTAGGAAGAGTCTGGTTTCAGTCCAAGCCAATTTGGAAATTGATGGCGCCCCGCGATGCCGCTACTTCTTATGGTTGGTTGCTCTCAATAGGTGCTGGACCGTGGACCTCCTCCACAACCGTGGCCTCCCACACCTAGACCGTTGCGTCATTTGCGATCAACACGAAGAGAGCATAGAACGTGGCTAGAGGTTGCGAAGGCAATGGTTGCTAAAGCGGAACTCTGGCGTTTGGCCAACGCGGCAATTCCAGCGTTGAATGTCCAGCCCCTAGTCTTCTCTAGGTCGCACAATACTCGTGCGAGAATAGGCCTAGCTTAGTGTTTTTGGTTATCGCTTGTATCCCGCcccttattatttttttcaattttcccTATAAATAACTTTTGTTCCTCATAATACAAAGAtgcgctccttgcgtattctcaaaaaacaaaaaaaaaccgtaAGCAATAACTTACCCAGTCTAAAATCGTCGAAATTATCATGCGAATCAATGTATTACTTTGTTATGTactttggtactccctccatttcaggttataagacgttttggctttggtcaaagttaaactgtttcaagtttaactaagtttatagataaatatagtaatatatataatactaaattagtttcatcaaattaataattgaatatattttaataataaatttatcttgggttgaaaatattactacttttctcTACAAACCTAgtaaaacttaaaacagtttgactttgattaaagccaaaacgtcttataacctgaacggagggagtattatgcaGACTGTAACCAGAAATGAACAAGGGAATATTCATTTTGCATAGTACTCTTGTATAAATTATCAAAGGTATCATGCAGACTGTAGAAGCATGACTGCAACCGGCCACACTGTAAACAATTTGGATTTGATCCAAAGTAATTGCATCAAAAGAAACATAACAGAAATATTTCTGCAGTGAACATCAGTGATCCAGTTATCATAGGATACAAATAGTTGGAATGACCACTACAGGATTCAGCTGCAGATACTTAAGAGGGAGCTCAAGAATATGCATGACAGATTTATTAGAACATAAAAGTAACCCAgcagaaaaaagaaatgcagtGTCTTCATTTTTCTGTATCCTCTATTTCCAGCAAGAGAGATTCCTTGATTGCATGCAGTTCCTTAATGATATCTCCAGTTGATAATCTACTCGATGGCATTTCCTGGGAGCAAGAAAGTCCTAGTTTAAGTAATGAAATCAAGCAATCGATCTTTTGCTTGCTTGAAAAATCATCGGTTGTCTCAGGATCATGCTGATCAATGCCCAGACACAGCTTGTTGTCAACAATGTCCATCACTTTACCATGTAAACCCAGACTTACAGACTCGCAGAGGCTCAATCCTTGTGTAAATTTGCTGTCACTGGGCCTCTTCCCAGTTACAGTTTCCAACACAAGAATGCCGTAGCTGTAAATATCACCTTGCGTCGACACAGTATTCCCAGCACCATATTCTGTTGCATTGAACATTCCCCAGAAATATTAGAATTCTTATAACTTGTATAGCTATAGATTTACCATAAGTTGTACTGATATACAATtaggtaaaaataaaaattcaatgCTTCCCCTAAAACTAATTTCATCTGCAAATGGCCCATAATATTATTGTATAGATGTGGGCTTCATTTGAAGAACAAGAAACGGACTAACCTGGGGCAGCATAGCCAATCGTCCCTCTAAATACTATTGAGTTCGTCGAGGGTTGGAAAACTGAGTTTTGCTCATCAAGAATCCTTGCAAGTCCAAAGTCCCCAACACGAGCCACCATGTCAGAATCCAAGAGAACATTACTTGACTTAATATCACAATGTATCACAGGGGCAGGGCCATGGCAATGAAGATAATCCAATGCATAAGCCACATCAAGGAGTATGCTTACTCTTTCCAGGATAGTCAAGTACCTTTGCTCTGTATGATCATTATTGTCAGGATGTAGCCAACCATCTAAACTGCCATTAGGCATGAACTCGAACACAATTGCTTTGAAGTCATTGCCACTGTTATCAATGCTTGAGCAAGCTGTAATTATTTTGACAAGGTTCCGATGCCGTAGGTTTCGCAGTGCTTCGCATTCGGCTATGAAACTTTTGAGTGCGCCAGGGGTTTGGAGTTTTAGCACTTTCACAGCTATATCTTTACTTTCACCAGCTTGATTATTTATTTCTCCTTTGTACACAGACCCAAATGATCCTGATCCCAACAAATTGGTTGCTGAGAAATTATCTGTTGCTCTTACTAGCTGGGAGTAAGAGATCAAGGGATGGCCTTCCATGGATGTGGTAGATGGgatgtttgtttttattttcttacgCCAAGAAAGAAGCTTGTAAAGCAATAAGAGGAGTAGTAATGTTACAACAAGAGAAACAACAATAGGAATCACCAGAAGTTTTTGCCTTCTGTGTGGTGACTGTGAAGCGCATCTAGGCAAATGTAGATCTGGTATGCCACCACAAAGTTTGCCATTTCCTTGGATGGAAATCGCAGAAGGATTCGAAAAGACACCAAATGTCAGTACTTCACCACTAAAGTCATTGAATGAAAGGTTGAGATAACTGAGCATGGTAAGGTTTGACAGGAATGTGGGTATTTGACCTGACAAGTTGTTATTGGAAAGATCAAGAATTTGTAGACCTTTCAATTGACTCAGGAGTGATGGAACGCTACCGCTTAAGAAATTATTTTGGAGAGATATATTCTGGAGAAGTTGGCATTCACCAAGGGTGCTAGGGATTTCACCTGATAACTTGTTGGAATCTGCATAGAATTGAACAAGATTTTTCAAGCCCCCGATTTCTTGCGGTATCGATCCTTCCAAGTTGTTATTGGATATATCCAAAGTTAACGACAACGTGTGAATCTTAAATATTTCAATAGGAATAGGACCTGTGAAATTATTGCTTGAAAGACCTAATTCCACTAGGTTTGTCAGGTTTCCAAGAGCACATGGTATCCTACCAGTGAAGGCATTCACATCAAGGCGGAAATAATTTAGTTCTGTAAGATTCCCTATGGCTAATGGGATTGATccacttattttattattgtctATATATAAAACTTGCAGATTTTTAAGCCTGCCCAACGATGACGGAAGAATTCCCGTGAAAGAGTTGTTATGGAGTAGAAGAGCTTCTAAGCTAACAAGATTACCAATGTCTTCAGGCATGCTTCCAGATATTGCATTAAAATCAAGATAGAGGTATTCAAGATAAACTGACAGGTTTGAGATTGAAACAGGAAGTACCCCTTCAAACCTATTGTTGCCCAGGAACAAAGCTTGCAAGTTGGAGCAATTCGTTAACGCAGATATGAATCCCCATCCTTTCGGATCTTTAGCTCCCAGGAATGTGTGCTCAGCTTCTAGCGAAGTGAGGTTTCTTAACCTCCCAACCTCCGGAGGAATGATTCCACCGAAAGAGTTGAAACCAATCTGTATCCGCGACAAAGCGGACACGTTACCTATTGATACAGGGATGTTGCCATGAAACTGGTTGTCGTTAATGTACAGGTGCTGCAGATGAGGAAGAGAGTTGAACACATCAGGAGGCATCGTCCCATGCAGCATGTTTTGCTGGAGATTAAGCTCTGTCAGAGAGGAAACATTCCAGATGGAAGAGGGGATCAGCCCGGTTAGATTGTTGAAGCCTAGCTCAAGCCATGACAATCCAGAGAGCATGCCAAGGGATGATGGGATGGCTCCTGATAGCATGTTGTGTGCAAGAAGAAGATGATAGAGGTTGGTGAGATTGCCCAAACCAGGCGGTATCTCACCGTGCAGCCTGTTCTTGAACAAAGGGCGCCCAACGATTGCAAATCTGCCAGAGACCGAGGGATCTCTCCTGACAAAGCATTTTCATGAAGGCCCAACCTGACAAGATTCTTCAACGCACCTAGCTCGGCTGGGATCTCACCTTGGAGCTGGTTGTTGCCTAGATCAATCGACATGAGCTCGGCACATTCTCCAATGGAAGCCGGGATGCTTCCTTGGAGATAGTTCGAGCTTAGGTTCAGCATCCTAAGCCTGGTGAGTTGCCCGATCTCTGGAGGTATGTCCCCGGTGAACTGGTTGTCACCAAGTTCCAGCTCCCTGAGCAAGGACAGGTTGCCCAATGACGGAGAGATCCTTCCAGACAGGTTGAACGAGCTCATTTGCAACGCCACAACCCTCTCGGGATGCCGGCCGCCGCACACAACTCCCGGCCAGCTGCAGTAGTGGCTTGAAGCGTTCCATGATGCCAGGAAGCCATCAGACAGCAGCATGGACTTGAACGAGAGGAGCGCAGGCTCATCCGCCATGGCAGtacttctgctgctgctgctgctgctccctgGAGAAACCTGGGCGTAGAAACAGGACAGCAACAGCAGTGAGGAGCAGAGCAATGCTGTTGCTCCTGCCATGATGATCAAGCCAGTGGTGTCGACAGGAATCGCACCGCAAACGGTGAGGAATTTGGGGAGGATTTTGGGAGAAAGAGATAGAGCAGAGTAAGaattgaggaagaagaagatagaaCAGAGTAGGTTGGAATGAAAGCAGGGAGAGATTGGAATTATAGGAAGGAATAGTTGTTTCATTACAAATCAGTCCGCCCCTTGTCTCTGAcacctgcccaccttatatagcaCAACACCATTAGGTCTCTCTCCCCCTTGCTGATAGTGGGCTAGCCAATAGATACTGGCTGACTCCACTCGCTTGTTTCGTTTCTAGCTTTGATCGTCTGtcttctttaaattttttttttaaaaaattaaaaacatatgtCATGCAtaaatactatttatgttttttcatctaataacaataaatatattaattataaaaaaaaattaaataagtcgaacgatcaaagttggacacgaaaaaaCTTATAGTTGTGCTTAAAATGGAACGAAGTGAGTAGAATACTTTGTGTTGGGCTGCCTTTCTCTAGAAGATTTCCTGTGGGCCTGAATTGCGAcatgagccgccgccgccgaccctgTCTTCCCACCTTGCTCTTGTGCTGATCGACTTGAGGATGACAAGTGGCTGCAAGAATGCATTTGCATATATTGAAGGGttctttatatatagaaaaactttGAGTTATTCTTCTGATCCCCAGCAAACAAAGaggctgtatttagttcataccaaaattggaagtttggttgaaattggaacgatgtgacagaaaagttgaaagtttgtgtgtgtaagaaagtttccatgtgatgaaaaagttggaagtttgaagaaaaacttagaaactaaacacggcgagAATAGAATGTATATATGTGCTACTTGTGTCCACATCAGGAATATGTCGGCGACCGGTCATTTCATTGCTACTTCCAGTCCACTGGAGGGTCAATGCAATCAGTTGATCTAATGTATGGAACTATGGATGCATGCGGTAGTACTGAAACTGCCCAGTTCCTACCAGACAGCTTTTGGCAAATAATTTCCTGTCTTTTTAATCAAAGCAGACCACttgcaaaatatataatcattttGTGTTCTCCAGTCAGTCATGCAATTTTGTTTTCATTCAACAAGTAGTCAAGGGGCGTGCGCTTTGGTGCACGTCATTTCTCGACAAAACGTTTGGTGCGCTTCGATAAAAAACCTTCTTCTAACCTTTTTTCCCCTCTATCTTTATAATATTTGGATGATCTCCTTCGGTCATCTCGACAAAAAGTTTGTTCGAAATAAGATTAGTGACTACAAAATAATGCAGTCTGATGAGCAGCATGAGTAGTCCTTGCTATTTACATTGCCAATTTTCTGCATATTAAATCACTATAATCATCAACAAAGCTGTCTCAGTCTAGTCGAGGTAGTCACTggtttcaactcaaaatttaatatGATTTCTCCTGAATTTGCATACGACCTCTAGATCAAGTTCAACAATACAACAACATGAGCAGTGTTATCGCCACTCAATCCCGACATCATATGTGTTCCCCCAAAATTTCTACAAGTCTAAACTTAATTTCTGAGTCGCAAGAATCTCTGTACgcaagacaatttttttttcaaaagaaaaataataataataatttttgaGGTTAAATGTTGGGGATTCTAGATCAGTCTCATGAACGCACCTAAGATTCCTCCCTCTTTGCCCGTCGCCCTTGGAAATTCCGGCAGCGAGCTCCTCAGGCCGCCGCGCTCCCCTCTCCATCCCACTCGGCGGCCATCTCCTgcgcctcatccgccgccggTGGGCCTGCCTCTCCGCGCACTGGACTgcaccgacgccggcgccggtggcggcaaTCTCGTCGGCTTCAGAGGCATCTCACGGGGGAATCTCGACGAAAAGCGGTGGAGAGAGACAGACAGGAAAAAAATGATACTCCTAcgtcccaatctaagtatagCCATAATTTTCGGTGCCTAACTtcgatcgtccgtcttatttacttttttttaataaaattaaaaataaaagtcatgcataaagtaatATTTATGTTTATCGTCTAATAATAGAAAAATGCTAACcataaaaatttttcaaataagacggaagATCATAGTTAAGCATAGAAACTCATAGGTActaatgagacggagggagtaaacgACAAGAAATGGTCAGTGACAAGTTGGTCCCAAAATTCAGCGATACGATAGTAAAAGAAAAGGTCCTGAGAACTCCTATTTATGATGAAAATAGGGTTAATTTGAACCATGCCTTTATAAACATGGCATATTAGAAAGGATAAATTTGATCCATGTCATTGTAAATTtgatatctctatctctactattataaaaattgaagatgtttttgtcggtattttggtacgtcatccgtgtatgagtcggctAGTTAGTTtgattttggaaatacatatccgtatttgagtcgttTTTAATATCGTTtacttttaataatacaaaaggaatcacataagaaatctgtttaaaaaaactcgcatgctaacttgagacgatcgtaCTCCTAACTGCacctcatgattttctaaaatatatatatcgtGGCGAATTCccatagtgaatttcatcttaactaagccatataacaataataagattaaaatagacttcacctaTTACaagcacgggtattttttctagtatttaTAAAAGTATCACTACTATCATCTATGTGAAACCAAGTAATTCTTTCAGTgtcctccctccgtccctaaatacaAAGGATTTTGATTGGATGTGATATATGGTAATATGATGAATCTGGAAAGGCATCCtgtttagattcgttgtacttCATGTCTATCCAAATTCGTTATATTAGCATGTGTTACATCCAATCATAATCCCTAAGTATAattagagatggagggagtatgagatATGCCATTTTCTACACCTAGACTCTATTGGACCCACGTGCAGGCCATGGCATTTCGTATTGCCCAAAATACCCCTGTTACATGTCTTCTTTCCACATCGTTGACACATGGGTCCCAGACGTCATTCCCTTCCAAATCCCCACTGAACTCCCACCACGAGGAGTTGCCGTTCACCTCTTGCGGCAGTGGTAGCGCACTCGTCGGCGAGGTTATCCATTCTCCTCTCCGCTCGGCTTTGCCTGCACCTGGCTACTGTGGGGACTTGGCGGCCGGAGCACTCGTACGTCGACGAGGTCCATGTTGATTGACATGCTTCGCTGGTCAAAATGGGGTCCGCTTTGGTTGCTGGAGAGATTTTAATCGCTGTTTTAGAAACTCCTCGTTTTGTTGGGTTTCGTTGAGAAATCAAGAGCGTTTAGTGGCAACATCGTTTTGATCTCGGATTTTTCGTTACTGATCTCGCGgtagggtttgaaatttcggttcataatttccgaaatttcggtaatttcgtCCCCCACCGGTGTGCTCAAATCTCGCCCGAAATTTTAggttttttacaatttttttgtgaatttaattcagtcaaattttcaaataattttggccagaaatttccaaaattttggtcACCCCCAGCATAAAATCCAATTTCGAAACTGAAAACCCTGTCTCGCGGTCACTAGTTTCGGCGTTGGTCAGTCCACCGTCTCCAATTAATTGCTGtgggccgccggcgacgctAAGACCGACCCCAATCGCCATCTTCCTCGACACCAGCTTGCTCGCCACTGTGGACATGGATATGTCGTCGTGGCCGTCTCCCTTGACGCCGGCTACTGTAGGTCTACCCTACACAGCCGTGGCCATCTCCCTTGACGCCGGCTACTGCAGGTCTACCCTACACAGCCGTGGCCATCTCCCTTGTCGCTGGCTGCTGCATGCAgtgggaagggagggagggtgaTGTTGAAGCGGTGTGAgtcgcaggcggcggcgaggaccggCAGAAAGGCCGCCGGCAGGAGGGGGTCATCGGCATCGAGAGAACCGAACCCACTAGCTCCTACAGCCAAGTATGCAAGGGTAATTACAACCATATACAAAAACACGTTACGAAGAAAATGAGTCAAACCGAGCCATACGGCATGGCATCGAACTAAATCTTTTACGTATTTGGTATGGTTGCGAATAGACGAATAGTAGCAACATTTAGTTGAAATGATACTTTTTAATGGCacggatcaaattaacccttttaATAATAGAATATATGGGCAATTGTGTTCTTGCCCCTACTTTGAACTGGAATTGTGATTTTACCCTCGTTTTTAGGGTTTGTATTTTACCTTTGTTTCTTTGAAATGATCGCTCAGTGTTACCCTTATTATGTTAAAATGATTTAACAGTGttaactactacctccatttccggttataaaactttttgctattgtccacattcatatatatgttaatgaatccaaacatatatgtgtgtctaaattcattaacatctgtATGAATGTggccaatgctaaaaagtcttaatatctgaaacagagaaagtatgAGATAAAAAGACGTGTATATCCTTTCATATTTCGCCCCTTTGTTTTGCATATATCTTTGCTAAGTTCTGTTTCTCTAGGCACAGATGACTAAACATTAGAGGAAAAATCAAGCTGCCGTCTAGAGACATTGGCAATGAAGTTGTCGAATACAGTGGAGATGTAATCCTACGCATAGACGAACCAAACCGAATCAAAATCGACCCAAAGAAAACAAGATAATTAACCAGCACGCGGTGAGATGCAGAGGCCTGCTCGCGGCCCTGTTCCCAGCATGCTCGCACACGGCCGCCTGCTCACAGCCTCACACTCTGCGCCGTCACGCGCCCTGCCCGCGtaggctgctgctgcctgctgcttgATTCGCCTCCCCCCGCCA
The nucleotide sequence above comes from Oryza glaberrima chromosome 11, OglaRS2, whole genome shotgun sequence. Encoded proteins:
- the LOC127754971 gene encoding uncharacterized protein LOC127754971; this translates as MVAAMEKRREIRELRDRMDRTLALPDLADEVLLRSLVKRQILASSLSAGNGEGNIDLIAEARSKEISNFLEMLNTSGNERSSKIHEAAHKEWKVKQDTDQLRVMYREGPDGTPFHTLLAEGFADGPIDVCTCVSWESSLYKKWFPQYNLPTFKVAQSGCLKKVRVGEEISLVRVKVPWPVSEREALLHYFELEYLKEDLVIVIMKTISDTDNINIETHGFSRDGIPEAGDTVRIDVVGGFVLQRITKDKSFFRAIANMDIKLDFVPPWLINFISRQLIGSGHKLYQKAVSTVANCDEDYKKALREPLYVRIREHRGSIDMANVTPVEERATEAPPDNPILQNLLAVTNITSNSEIVEEESEQKALFKLDHHAIGPSNHPAEQEQHVENKPYISPEVEQALSILDKAIEIIRGNNAASASVVQKFIGYDVTLDGSTTDSKNSHNIPNEHPATLPPRDSRETQQTYSLSNENVNHREKDALDCDSQRYTTASTVTKTMSMTRRSTTRVHGEESLDTNGLHQNGFHKDKDSKRTRKRRTNRWLCCLTPSTTG